The window CCGCCCCTCCTGAGCACCGACCCGCCGGACCGGCCCGTCGTGCGGCGGGGTCCGATCCTCGCCGCGCTGCTGGCCGCGACGTTCATGGCCACCATCGACGCGTCCATCGTCAACGTCGCGCTCCCGACCCTCGCGCGCGACCTCGACGCCTCCCCCTCGGACACCGTCTGGGTGACGACGGGGTTCCTGCTCGCGGCGGCCTGCTGCATCCCCGCGACGGCGGCCCTCGGGGACCGGGTGGGCCGGCGGCGGTTGTTCCTCCTCGGCGTCCCGCTGTTCACGCTCGCCTCGGTCGCGTGCGCGGCGGCCCCGACGCTCGACCTGCTCGTGGCCGCCCGCGTCGTGCAGGGCATGGCCTCCTCGCTCGTCCTCGCCGTCCCGATCCCCGTCTTCCGCCGCGTCGTGCCGCCCGAGCGCCTCGGCAGCGTGCTGGGACTGAATGCCATGACCGTGGCGCTGGGGACGTCCGCGGGCCCGGCGCTGGGCGGGGTGCTGCTCACGGTGGCGTCCTGGCCGTGGCTGTTCCTCGTCAACGTCCCCATCGGGGCGGCGGCCACCGCGCTCGGCTGGCGCTACCTGCCGAGCGTGCCGGGACGCCAGGCGCGGTTCGACCTGCGCGGCGCGCTGCTCGTCGCCGGGGCGATCGCCGCGTTCCTCCTCGGGGTCCGCGGTCTGGGGGCCGTCTCCACGCTGCCGGTCTCGGTGGCGCTGCTGCTCGTCGCGGTCGTCGTCACGGTCCT is drawn from Kineococcus endophyticus and contains these coding sequences:
- a CDS encoding MFS transporter; the protein is MRRGPILAALLAATFMATIDASIVNVALPTLARDLDASPSDTVWVTTGFLLAAACCIPATAALGDRVGRRRLFLLGVPLFTLASVACAAAPTLDLLVAARVVQGMASSLVLAVPIPVFRRVVPPERLGSVLGLNAMTVALGTSAGPALGGVLLTVASWPWLFLVNVPIGAAATALGWRYLPSVPGRQARFDLRGALLVAGAIAAFLLGVRGLGAVSTLPVSVALLLVAVVVTVLFVRAERRAAEPVIPPGLFTRPFSLAVVTATCSFFGQGTAFVALPFLFQESFGDSALRSALLFTPWPAVIVVVAPLAGRLADRVSPTLLACVGLTVLAGGLVSLALLPDDASTVDVLVRTAVCGLGFAVFQSPNNRDMMSAAPLRHSSSAAGVLNLNRTVSQSTGSGAVSVVFVATGVAAGSAAAHSDAVTSVLFLGAGVVAVGAVLAAVRSRGSAEA